From Bacillota bacterium:
AGTGCCTGGGAAGAGGGCTTCAACCCCCTCTATGAAGAGGCGGTCACCGTTGCGGCCTCGCTGGTGCGGGCCGCATGGTTACAGAGGATTCCGGTGCAGTTCCACAGTAATCAGGTTGCCGGGCAAACCCGCCTGGGAGTTGCAAACTCTGCTGAGTACACCCGATTCTTGCTGCACATGGCCGCTATTCAGCCCTCAGGAAAACAGCCTTTGAGTCAGTCAATTTACAATGAGCTGATGACCAATGGAATAAATATTATTGTGGTCACACCGGTGATTGGCGGCCGGTTGCAGCGGATGTTGATGCGCTTGGCCGGCAAGGGTAACACCGTGACTGTGATCAGAGTTGATGATCGCGCTGCCCGCGCAAACACCCGGCTCAATGCGGCCAGCAATTTCAACATTCTCACAGTCGGCAGGGCTGAAGAGCTGCAGGCAGTCAGGAGGGGCAGTGCATGAAACTCAAGGGTAATTTACTATTTAACATAATCTGCTACCTGTGGCTCACAATGCTGGTTCTGGGGCTCAGTGTGACTTTACAGTTTGCAAACCGGGGCACAATTTTGTTTGCGGTCATCTTCTTTTCGCTTGTTGACCTGGTCCTGGAGCGGGTATTACCTGGTATCGCAGTAAAACTGCTTGTATCGCTGTTGCTCATCCATCGCACCTTCTACGTGGGCAGTTTTTTGGACCAGCGTTGGCTGGGTTGGTTGTGGCATGATATGCATCAGGATTGGTTGTTTCTGCAGAATCGCGGGTTCTTGCAACTCTCACCTGTTAGCAGCCTTGTTATGATTCTGTTTTTGGCGATGGTGCTCCAAAGCTTATACTTTGTGTTTCTTTCCCGGCGCCGGGGTGCGCTGCCCCTCTTGTTTCTGGGAGCGGTGCTGCTCACCTTCAGCTCAATGTTTTTCCGCATCGAAATTGGCGGCTATTTATTTGTCTATATTCTGTTGGGGTTGGTGGTGATGGCCACAACTCATATTCAGCGCAATTTCGCCATTCCCCTGGAGCGCTGGCTCAGTGTCCTAGTGATAGTTGCCCTCTGCCTCACCTCTGTGGCTTGGGCGCTGCCTGCCCACGAGCCGCGTTTGGGTGATTTGTATCAGGAGTTGAAGACACGCTGGGATGAATGGCGAGATAATGGTGAGGACACCGAGCCGGTTCGGGTGGAGATTGGTTATGGAGTATATGATACCAATCTGGGCAGCCCGCTTAGCACCTCTTATTCGCCGATGCTGGCGGTTACATCGCCAGTGTCTGTGTACTTGCGTGGTGAATCCAAGGACTTCTATACCGGTAGCGGTTGGCGTTCTAGCGGTCGCCCCCGTTTCCACCCAGAACCCGGGGCCAATTTGGCGCCAGAGGAAATTGAGGGCGAGGAGGTTCTGATTACTGTTTCTGTGCTAGATACGCTGCCCGGAGTTGTTTTTACCCCCCGGTATCCGCTAACTGTAAATTACGATGGTGTCGATGCTCGCCTGCAATTGGAGGGGGAAGCCAACCCCTTTGGCGATTATGACCTGCGATTGACGCGCAATTTGCGGCAAGGCGACACTTATACCATCTATGCCCTCTTGCCCGATGATGATCCCGAACATCTGCGCACACTGGGCATGGATCAGGCAGCACAGCGTTACCTACAACTGCCCTCGCTGCCGGAACGGGTCAGCGAGCTGGCTGAAGAAATAGCCGGCGCTTATGATAATCATTATGATCAGATAGCGGCGCTGGTCAACTACCTGCGCAACAATTACTCATACACCCTGGATACACGACAGCCCCCAAGCGCCAGTGACTTTGTGGACGATTTTTTGTTTGAACTTCAGGAAGGTTACTGTGTGCACTTCTCATCTGCCCTGGTTGTAATGGCCCGATCCCTAGATATTCCTGCCCGTTGGGTTAAAGGGTTCAACGCCGGTGAAAACACGGGCTATGATTATTTTATCATGGCCAGACATGCCCATGCCTGGGCTGAGGTATGGTTTGATGATTATGGTTGGGTGCCATTTGAGCCCACTCCTGGCACCGGTTCAGCGCCAGAAGGTGGGGCGCCTGTCGGAAATGGAAATGGCGCAGATAATGGCTCCGAAACAATTGCGCCCGGTGAACCCCACGTGCCCCCAGAGCCAACCCCACCCGAAGATCCTCGATTGCCTGAGGGGGAACCGGTTGAAACGCCAGCGGGGAGGGCGCCCTTTGCAATTCAATTCGATTTTAATTTATGGTGGCTCGCAGCCCTGACACTGATTGGCCTGCTGGCAGGCGGAATTGTCTACCAGGTCCGGCGGGTCCCCCGGGCTGAAAAGGAATATGCCCGTTTGCAAGGTCGGCTTGCCCTGTTTGGCTGGCAGCGTTGGTGTTGGGAAACTCCCCGGGAGCATGTTGCCCGCGTCCAACAGTCCCTACCCGGCGGGGATGCTTTGGCCCGGCTGGTGGCAATGCTGGAAGGTGCGGTTTATGGCGGCCATAACCTGGACCGTGACAAATTCAGGACCTTGAGCAAGGAGTTTTCGCATTTCCGGCTGGCGAAGAATAGGATTCGGCACCTCGTCAAGCGGCACTAAGTTGACAAATAACAGGATTATATGAAAGAATAACGCATAATTCGGGAGCTGAGGTGACAGAAATGGATAAAAGACCTGTGGTGATACTTGATTTTGGTGGCCAATACAGCCGCTTGATTGCCCGGCGTATCCGGGAATTAAAACTTTGGTCGGAAATCTTGCCCTGGAATGCCAGCGTTGAACAGATTGCTGCCCACAATCCCCAGGCGTTGATTCTTTCCGGGGGACCGGCCAGCGTCTATAGCGAGGATGCACCTACCCTTAACCCTGGGGTTCTGGACAGGGGGTGGCCGGTGTTGGGTATTTGCTATGGTATGCAGTCACTTGTTAAGCTTGCCGGCGGCACGGTGCAGCGGGCGCCCAAGCGGGAATATGGCGTGATGCCGGTGGATTTTGATGAGCATCCTTTGTTTGCCGGTCTTGAGCATCCTTTCCGGGCGCTGATGAGTCATAGCGATTTTATCAGTCAGGCGCCGGATGGGTTTCGGACCATAGCCGCTACTGCTTCCACTCCTGTGGCTGCAATTGCCGATGATGAGCGCAAGATCTATGGTGTGCAGTTTCACCCCGAAGTGGCCCACACAGGCCAGGGGGCTGAACTCTTGGGCAATTTTTTGTTTAAACTCTGTGGCTTAAAGGAAAACTGGTCGATGGCTGATTACATAACCGAGACTGTTGCCGCAATTCAGGATCAGATTGGCGATAATCCGGTGATTTGCGGCCTCAGTGGCGGTGTTGATTCCGCAGTTTCTGCAGCGCTCGTCCACCGCGCTGTTGGCGACCAACTAACCTGTTTCTTCGTCGATCACGGTCTGTTGCGGCATAACGAAGCTGAAGAAGTGATGTATACATTTGCCGACAAGGGGATTAAGATACTAAAAATTGATGCCCGGGAGCGGTTTCTCACTGCCCTCAGCGGTCTCATTGACCCGGAGGCCAAGCGCAAAGCGATCGGCACTCAATTTATCAGGGAATTTGAAGCTACGGCACGTAAACTGGGGGATGCCAAATTTCTTGTCCAGGGGACGGTTTATCCCGATGTTGTGGAGAGCGGTTCTGGTGGTTCCCAGACAATTAAA
This genomic window contains:
- the guaA gene encoding glutamine-hydrolyzing GMP synthase yields the protein MDKRPVVILDFGGQYSRLIARRIRELKLWSEILPWNASVEQIAAHNPQALILSGGPASVYSEDAPTLNPGVLDRGWPVLGICYGMQSLVKLAGGTVQRAPKREYGVMPVDFDEHPLFAGLEHPFRALMSHSDFISQAPDGFRTIAATASTPVAAIADDERKIYGVQFHPEVAHTGQGAELLGNFLFKLCGLKENWSMADYITETVAAIQDQIGDNPVICGLSGGVDSAVSAALVHRAVGDQLTCFFVDHGLLRHNEAEEVMYTFADKGIKILKIDARERFLTALSGLIDPEAKRKAIGTQFIREFEATARKLGDAKFLVQGTVYPDVVESGSGGSQTIKSHHNVGGLPEDMEFELCEPVRELFKDEVREVGSRLGLPDEIVWRQPFPGPGLGIRVLGEVTAERLEIVRAADAIVREEIAAAGLDREVWQYFAVLPGVQSVGVMGDARTYQELVAVRAVTSVDGMTADWARIPWPVLERISQRIVNEVDHVNRVVYDITGKPPGTIEWE
- a CDS encoding DUF4129 domain-containing protein translates to MKLKGNLLFNIICYLWLTMLVLGLSVTLQFANRGTILFAVIFFSLVDLVLERVLPGIAVKLLVSLLLIHRTFYVGSFLDQRWLGWLWHDMHQDWLFLQNRGFLQLSPVSSLVMILFLAMVLQSLYFVFLSRRRGALPLLFLGAVLLTFSSMFFRIEIGGYLFVYILLGLVVMATTHIQRNFAIPLERWLSVLVIVALCLTSVAWALPAHEPRLGDLYQELKTRWDEWRDNGEDTEPVRVEIGYGVYDTNLGSPLSTSYSPMLAVTSPVSVYLRGESKDFYTGSGWRSSGRPRFHPEPGANLAPEEIEGEEVLITVSVLDTLPGVVFTPRYPLTVNYDGVDARLQLEGEANPFGDYDLRLTRNLRQGDTYTIYALLPDDDPEHLRTLGMDQAAQRYLQLPSLPERVSELAEEIAGAYDNHYDQIAALVNYLRNNYSYTLDTRQPPSASDFVDDFLFELQEGYCVHFSSALVVMARSLDIPARWVKGFNAGENTGYDYFIMARHAHAWAEVWFDDYGWVPFEPTPGTGSAPEGGAPVGNGNGADNGSETIAPGEPHVPPEPTPPEDPRLPEGEPVETPAGRAPFAIQFDFNLWWLAALTLIGLLAGGIVYQVRRVPRAEKEYARLQGRLALFGWQRWCWETPREHVARVQQSLPGGDALARLVAMLEGAVYGGHNLDRDKFRTLSKEFSHFRLAKNRIRHLVKRH